A genomic region of Pseudomonas sp. MPC6 contains the following coding sequences:
- a CDS encoding threonine dehydratase, with translation MHRLTRDDIEQAAHQVYQVMPATAQYPWPLLAERLGCTVWVKHENHTPTGAFKVRGGITFMHWLKRTHPSARGIVTATRGNHGQSLALAARALDLRALIVVPEGNSLEKNHAMRGFGGEVVEWGRDFDEAREEAARLAQAQGLYLVPPFHTELVKGVATYALELFTAAPDLHTVYVPIGCGSGICGVIAARDALGLDTQVVGVVSTEAAAAKLSFEAGEICETATATTFADGLAVRKPIPEAFAIYGAAAARIVSVTEDEIAEAMRVYYTDTHNLAEGAGAAALAALIQEREAMAGRRVGVILSGGNVDRAVYANVIR, from the coding sequence ATGCACAGACTGACTCGCGACGACATCGAACAAGCCGCCCACCAGGTGTACCAGGTCATGCCCGCTACAGCCCAGTACCCTTGGCCTTTGCTGGCTGAACGGTTGGGGTGCACGGTGTGGGTCAAGCATGAAAACCATACGCCCACAGGGGCTTTCAAGGTGCGTGGCGGCATTACCTTCATGCACTGGCTCAAACGCACGCACCCCAGCGCCAGGGGCATCGTCACCGCGACCCGCGGCAACCATGGCCAGAGCCTGGCGCTGGCGGCACGGGCGTTGGATTTGCGGGCGCTGATCGTGGTGCCGGAGGGCAACTCGCTAGAAAAAAACCATGCCATGCGCGGCTTCGGCGGCGAGGTGGTCGAGTGGGGTCGCGATTTCGATGAAGCCCGGGAAGAGGCCGCACGCCTGGCGCAAGCGCAGGGCCTCTACCTGGTGCCGCCGTTCCACACCGAATTGGTCAAAGGCGTGGCCACGTATGCGCTGGAGCTGTTCACGGCGGCGCCGGACCTGCATACCGTCTACGTGCCGATCGGCTGTGGCTCGGGGATTTGCGGGGTGATCGCCGCGCGCGACGCGCTGGGCCTGGATACCCAAGTGGTGGGCGTGGTTTCCACCGAGGCGGCAGCGGCAAAACTTTCTTTTGAGGCGGGAGAGATTTGCGAAACCGCGACGGCGACTACCTTTGCCGACGGCCTCGCCGTACGTAAGCCGATTCCTGAAGCCTTCGCCATCTACGGTGCGGCGGCGGCGCGGATCGTATCCGTCACCGAGGACGAGATTGCCGAGGCCATGCGCGTGTATTACACCGATACCCACAACCTGGCGGAAGGGGCGGGTGCGGCGGCCCTGGCGGCGCTCATTCAGGAACGTGAAGCCATGGCGGGAAGGCGGGTGGGGGTCATTCTGTCCGGCGGGAATGTCGACAGGGCGGTGTATGCGAACGTGATCCGGTGA
- a CDS encoding AraC family transcriptional regulator: MVLMNPRNRLTPSPLTEPVRRVEAGPWTIELLPGSAYAARYIATHAAIGFAFDSQQGLHAIGSDRVLPFVATPNGLAFVPAGCDVLSESAEGGEYLRVVRADGLVLSGERAFNNRIDPQAICLARQMRNALLHASMDDDWEAWALALAERAMAQQALPAPPQGSITASRMRLLDEFIDAGFDGALSVQAMAGLFELSEGFFMRAFKHATGKSPHSYLIDRRLAKARALLRDSTASLSEIALTCGFNSQAHMATAFKQRLGVSPAQLRKGSRPVQG; the protein is encoded by the coding sequence ATGGTGCTCATGAACCCTCGAAACCGCCTGACGCCATCGCCCCTGACCGAACCGGTCCGCCGTGTCGAGGCCGGGCCCTGGACGATCGAATTGTTGCCCGGCTCCGCCTACGCTGCCCGATATATCGCGACCCATGCGGCGATCGGCTTTGCCTTCGACAGCCAGCAAGGCCTGCACGCCATCGGCAGCGACCGAGTGCTGCCGTTCGTGGCCACACCGAACGGCCTGGCGTTTGTCCCTGCCGGGTGTGACGTGTTGTCCGAGTCGGCCGAAGGCGGTGAATACCTGCGGGTGGTGCGCGCTGACGGTCTGGTGTTGAGCGGGGAGCGGGCTTTCAACAATCGCATCGATCCGCAGGCCATCTGCCTTGCGCGGCAAATGCGCAACGCACTGTTGCACGCCTCGATGGATGACGATTGGGAAGCCTGGGCGCTCGCCTTGGCGGAACGGGCCATGGCGCAGCAAGCGTTGCCGGCGCCGCCCCAAGGCTCCATCACCGCCAGCCGCATGCGCCTGCTCGATGAATTCATTGACGCGGGGTTTGACGGTGCGCTGAGCGTGCAGGCAATGGCCGGACTGTTTGAATTGTCCGAAGGATTTTTCATGCGGGCCTTCAAGCACGCCACGGGCAAAAGCCCGCACAGTTACCTGATCGACCGCCGACTGGCCAAGGCCCGCGCCCTGCTGCGCGATTCGACAGCCAGCCTGTCCGAGATTGCCCTCACCTGCGGTTTCAACTCCCAGGCGCACATGGCGACAGCGTTCAAACAGCGGCTGGGTGTCAGCCCGGCGCAATTACGAAAAGGTTCGAGGCCCGTACAGGGCTGA
- a CDS encoding CBS domain-containing protein → MKTVAQLLRLKPDYHHDVHTIAPDQMVLEAVRTMAECNVGALPVVDNGVVIGVISERDYARKMVLEGRSSVGTPVREIMSSPVITVDALQSIEVCMGIMTDSHLRHLPVVENEKLIGLLSIGDLVKSAVAEQADLISQLERYIRGH, encoded by the coding sequence ATGAAGACGGTTGCGCAGCTGCTTCGTTTAAAACCCGACTATCACCACGACGTTCATACCATTGCACCGGATCAGATGGTTCTGGAGGCGGTCAGGACCATGGCTGAATGCAACGTTGGTGCGCTACCTGTCGTAGATAACGGCGTTGTAATCGGTGTGATCAGTGAACGGGATTACGCGCGAAAGATGGTACTGGAAGGGCGCTCATCGGTGGGGACACCCGTTAGGGAAATTATGAGTTCGCCAGTGATAACGGTGGATGCTCTTCAGAGTATTGAAGTTTGCATGGGGATTATGACCGATAGCCATCTTCGTCATCTGCCCGTTGTGGAAAACGAAAAGCTGATTGGGTTGCTATCGATAGGTGATCTGGTCAAGTCAGCTGTCGCAGAACAAGCTGACTTGATATCGCAACTTGAACGGTATATTCGCGGCCATTAG
- a CDS encoding AraC family transcriptional regulator codes for MNLQTHAGTDVEFQDIHAVRHDLQSAQAWMANICGPHELKASYPQRVHFQHAANVLKSMSTVLGYIEYGTDVTIDIDASVLNSYSISLPISGEQELRKSSGLLMSDSDNGLIVSPYDQQELSITGNCRKIQVAIKCAAMRQVLEELLQRPTQQPIVFETRIGASEGAPAAWWRLVKYLLMEMDQARNFFAHISMARDIEKALIKGFILSQPNNYSNELAGLSQGRCPEYLLKAKQFIHEHASDEVDLDELGRAVGVSRFKLHDDFKKYFGLTPTLYLKRFRLEAVRQALLEGGPNENITAVAMRWGFNHLGRFSSDYKKLFLEVPSKTVERSRKH; via the coding sequence ATGAATCTGCAAACTCATGCGGGGACCGATGTTGAATTCCAAGACATCCATGCCGTGCGTCATGACCTGCAGAGTGCGCAGGCCTGGATGGCGAACATTTGCGGTCCCCACGAGCTCAAGGCTTCGTACCCACAACGTGTGCACTTTCAACATGCCGCAAATGTCTTGAAGTCGATGTCCACGGTGCTTGGGTATATCGAATATGGTACCGATGTCACTATCGATATCGATGCGTCGGTACTCAACAGCTATAGCATCAGCCTGCCCATCAGTGGCGAACAGGAACTGCGAAAATCAAGTGGCTTGCTGATGTCCGATAGCGATAACGGATTGATCGTATCGCCGTACGATCAACAAGAACTGTCCATTACCGGTAATTGTCGAAAAATCCAGGTTGCAATCAAATGTGCAGCGATGCGTCAGGTGTTGGAAGAACTGCTGCAGCGTCCTACGCAACAACCGATTGTCTTCGAAACCAGAATAGGTGCAAGTGAGGGCGCGCCCGCAGCCTGGTGGCGGCTGGTCAAATACCTGCTGATGGAGATGGATCAAGCGCGTAACTTTTTTGCTCATATTTCCATGGCTCGCGATATTGAAAAAGCGCTGATCAAGGGTTTTATATTGTCACAACCCAATAATTACTCGAACGAATTGGCTGGCCTTTCGCAAGGTCGGTGCCCTGAATATTTGTTGAAAGCCAAACAGTTCATACATGAGCATGCCAGCGATGAGGTCGATTTGGACGAATTGGGCCGGGCGGTCGGCGTGTCGCGCTTCAAACTCCATGATGACTTCAAGAAATACTTTGGCCTTACGCCAACTTTGTATTTGAAGCGTTTTCGGCTTGAGGCTGTAAGGCAGGCGTTGCTGGAAGGCGGCCCCAACGAAAATATTACTGCGGTGGCAATGCGCTGGGGATTTAATCACCTGGGACGCTTTTCATCCGATTACAAAAAATTATTTTTAGAAGTGCCGTCGAAGACGGTTGAGCGGAGTCGGAAGCATTGA
- the antA gene encoding anthranilate 1,2-dioxygenase large subunit: MNSAKSITQWQDYIQGCLDFRPTEGIYRVARDMFTEPELFDLEMELIFEKNWIYACHESEIANPNDFLTIRAGRQPMIITRDGNNQLHALINACQHRGATLTRVSKGNQSTFTCPFHAWCYKSDGRLVKVKAPGEYPEGFDKATRGLKKARIDSYKGFVFISLDVNGSDSLEDYLGDAKVFFDMMVAQSPTGELEILPGKSTYSYDGNWKLQHENGLDGYHVSTVHYNYVSTVQHRQQVNTANGGVSDTLDYSKLGAGDAETDDGWFSFKNGHSLLFSDMPNPSVRAGYATVMPRLIEEYGQQRAEWMMHRLRNLNIYPSLFFMDQISSQLRIVRPVAWNKTEITSQCIGVKGESDADRENRIRQFEDFFNVSGMGTPDDLVEFREAQRGFQARLERWNEVSRGSEKWVEGPTPNSEVLGINPVLTGTEFTHEGLYINQHGSWQRFLLQGLEQKALKLKEM; the protein is encoded by the coding sequence ATGAACAGCGCTAAAAGCATTACTCAGTGGCAGGACTATATTCAAGGTTGCCTTGATTTCCGGCCGACTGAAGGTATTTACCGCGTCGCCCGCGACATGTTCACCGAGCCGGAATTGTTCGACCTGGAGATGGAACTGATCTTCGAGAAGAACTGGATCTACGCCTGCCACGAGAGTGAAATCGCCAATCCCAATGACTTTCTGACCATACGTGCCGGTCGTCAGCCGATGATCATCACCCGCGATGGCAATAACCAACTCCATGCGCTGATCAATGCGTGCCAGCACCGTGGCGCGACCCTGACCCGCGTCAGCAAAGGCAATCAGTCGACCTTCACGTGTCCGTTCCACGCCTGGTGCTACAAAAGTGATGGCCGCCTGGTCAAGGTCAAGGCCCCGGGCGAATATCCGGAAGGCTTCGACAAGGCAACCCGCGGCCTGAAGAAAGCCCGGATCGACAGCTACAAAGGCTTCGTGTTCATTAGCCTGGACGTCAATGGCAGCGATTCGCTGGAAGACTACCTTGGCGATGCCAAAGTGTTCTTCGACATGATGGTCGCGCAGTCCCCTACAGGCGAGTTGGAAATACTGCCCGGCAAATCGACCTACAGCTACGACGGTAACTGGAAGCTGCAGCACGAAAACGGTCTGGACGGTTATCACGTCAGCACCGTGCACTACAACTATGTCTCCACGGTGCAACATCGCCAGCAAGTCAATACTGCCAATGGCGGCGTCTCCGACACACTGGACTACAGCAAACTGGGCGCGGGCGATGCAGAAACCGACGACGGCTGGTTCTCCTTCAAGAATGGCCACAGCCTCTTGTTCAGCGACATGCCTAATCCATCGGTGCGCGCCGGTTATGCCACCGTCATGCCGCGTCTGATTGAGGAATACGGCCAGCAGCGGGCCGAGTGGATGATGCACCGACTGCGCAACCTCAACATTTATCCAAGCCTGTTCTTCATGGATCAGATCAGCTCGCAGCTGCGTATCGTGCGCCCGGTGGCCTGGAACAAGACGGAGATCACCAGCCAGTGCATCGGCGTCAAGGGTGAATCCGACGCCGACCGGGAAAACCGGATTCGCCAGTTCGAGGACTTCTTCAATGTTTCAGGCATGGGAACCCCGGACGACCTGGTGGAGTTTCGCGAAGCCCAGCGTGGATTCCAGGCGCGCCTCGAGCGCTGGAACGAAGTGTCTCGCGGCAGTGAAAAATGGGTCGAAGGTCCCACACCTAACAGCGAAGTTCTGGGTATCAACCCGGTACTGACCGGCACCGAGTTCACCCATGAAGGGCTTTACATCAATCAGCACGGATCCTGGCAGCGCTTCCTTTTGCAAGGCCTGGAACAAAAAGCCCTGAAGTTGAAGGAGATGTGA
- the antB gene encoding anthranilate 1,2-dioxygenase small subunit, producing the protein MSALQYSIEQFLYRKAELCDQQNWDAYLALFDEQSEFHLPQWESEHVYTTDPKRGMSLIYYSNRSGLEDRVFRLRTGKSAASTPMPRTLHQISNVRINEFDNGLLEVKAAWVTLFTRQGLSEQFYGHVTYHLKPVADSWKITRKHIVLLNDTINSVLDFYHL; encoded by the coding sequence ATGAGCGCACTACAGTATTCCATCGAACAATTTCTCTACCGCAAAGCCGAGCTGTGTGACCAACAGAACTGGGACGCCTATCTCGCCCTGTTTGATGAGCAGAGTGAATTCCACCTGCCGCAATGGGAGTCAGAGCATGTGTACACCACCGACCCCAAGCGCGGCATGTCGCTGATTTACTACTCGAACCGCTCCGGCCTGGAAGATCGCGTGTTTCGTTTGCGCACCGGTAAGTCGGCGGCTTCAACGCCGATGCCGCGCACCTTGCATCAAATCAGCAATGTGCGCATCAACGAGTTCGATAACGGGCTGCTTGAAGTCAAGGCAGCCTGGGTCACGCTCTTCACACGACAAGGGTTGTCCGAGCAGTTCTACGGCCATGTGACCTACCACCTCAAACCCGTCGCGGACAGCTGGAAGATCACTCGCAAGCACATCGTATTGCTCAACGACACCATCAACTCAGTGCTTGATTTCTATCACCTGTGA
- the antC gene encoding anthranilate 1,2-dioxygenase electron transfer component AntC — MNHKVAFSFADGKTSFFEVKPNELLLDAALRNGVNIPLDCREGVCGTCQGRCESGQYTQDYVDDEALSEQDLAQRKILSCQTRVQSDASFYFDFDSSLCNAGATRLLQAVITGVEQVSATTAILHLDACAHPLQLDFLPGQYARLHVPGTDEWRSYSFANRPNPDNQLQFLIRLLPDGVMSNFIREHCRPGEVLEFEAPLGSFYLRQVNRPLVLVAGGTGLSAFLGMLDTIAETGGCGHPIQLFYGVTQDNDLCETQRLADYRDRIANFDYHLVVSKPSENWTGKTGWIPDHFDRQSFEANPFDIYLCGPPPMVDAIKTWFSDQKIERFQMYYEKFIESNSKH, encoded by the coding sequence ATGAATCATAAAGTCGCTTTCAGCTTCGCCGACGGCAAGACCTCGTTCTTCGAGGTCAAGCCAAACGAGTTGCTGCTCGACGCCGCGCTACGCAATGGCGTAAACATCCCCCTGGACTGTCGCGAAGGTGTTTGCGGGACCTGCCAGGGGCGCTGCGAATCAGGCCAATACACTCAAGATTACGTCGATGACGAGGCCCTGTCTGAACAGGATCTGGCGCAACGCAAGATACTCTCGTGCCAGACCCGCGTGCAGTCGGATGCCTCGTTCTATTTCGACTTCGATTCGAGCTTGTGCAACGCGGGGGCCACCCGGTTATTGCAAGCGGTGATTACCGGTGTCGAGCAGGTTTCGGCCACCACGGCGATCCTGCATCTGGATGCTTGCGCCCACCCCCTGCAACTGGACTTTCTTCCAGGGCAATACGCTCGACTGCATGTACCCGGCACCGATGAGTGGCGCTCCTACTCATTTGCCAACCGACCCAACCCCGATAACCAGCTTCAGTTTCTCATCAGGCTGTTGCCTGATGGCGTGATGAGCAACTTCATCCGTGAGCATTGCCGCCCCGGAGAAGTGCTCGAGTTCGAAGCGCCTTTGGGTAGCTTTTATCTACGTCAAGTCAACAGGCCTCTCGTCCTGGTCGCAGGGGGTACCGGCCTGTCGGCCTTCCTCGGAATGCTAGACACCATCGCCGAAACAGGTGGTTGCGGTCACCCGATCCAACTGTTCTATGGCGTCACGCAGGATAATGACCTCTGCGAAACTCAACGCCTGGCTGATTATCGCGATCGCATCGCGAACTTTGATTATCACTTGGTGGTGTCGAAACCATCGGAAAACTGGACAGGAAAAACCGGCTGGATTCCAGATCACTTCGACCGCCAGTCGTTCGAAGCCAATCCATTCGACATCTACCTGTGCGGTCCCCCGCCGATGGTCGATGCGATTAAAACCTGGTTCAGCGACCAGAAGATCGAGCGGTTCCAGATGTATTACGAGAAATTCATCGAAAGCAATTCCAAGCATTGA
- a CDS encoding PAS domain-containing methyl-accepting chemotaxis protein codes for MPASPTSSDNVVLICRTDLQGRITHSSEAFIKLSGYTSKELLQQSSSLLKHPDMPAHIFSSLWNALQQRKPWMGLLKNRRKDGSTYWLNAYIKPVFGEDGVQAYGAVYSSPSQAQCARAEKLYSRLKSGGGVLQWSCQIHRLVGVALPSLPLGLLLSAGLWQLNSHMAQSAFIVAGSLVMAGIQDWRQTRAVKQVFVAHPKAFTDRLTAKIYSSAPGVAGLMEMALVAEERRLQSALSRIGTTGGVVEQQVVELARLIQGETLRLERQRDETDLSVTALSELSATIQEVAGNVQATHLATQEAARLANHGEQLSGKSLDAMQQLSTSVGDIALAVQQLASSTESIGAITNIISSIAGQTNLLALNAAIEAARAGEAGRGFSVVADEVRQLATRTQEATQQIQPLLLQLRNATERTVQLTKEGREFARNSTCEVESVQGNLVGVSFSLTQISGMSMQIASAMEQQSQVVESLSQQVMQVAELSTQSVDKALDGQRIGEDLLAQAKALRLLADRFDR; via the coding sequence ATGCCTGCATCTCCTACTTCTTCTGACAATGTCGTTTTGATATGTCGTACCGACCTGCAGGGGCGCATTACGCACAGTAGCGAAGCGTTTATCAAACTTAGCGGGTATACGAGTAAGGAGCTGTTGCAACAGTCAAGCAGTCTTCTGAAGCACCCTGATATGCCTGCACATATCTTCAGTAGCCTGTGGAACGCGCTGCAACAGAGAAAACCCTGGATGGGACTTTTGAAGAACAGGCGCAAGGACGGTTCAACGTACTGGTTGAACGCCTACATAAAACCAGTGTTCGGCGAAGATGGAGTTCAGGCATATGGAGCTGTCTATAGCTCACCCTCGCAAGCGCAATGTGCGCGTGCAGAAAAGCTCTACTCGCGATTGAAATCTGGAGGCGGCGTTCTGCAGTGGAGCTGTCAAATTCATCGACTGGTGGGCGTTGCATTACCGAGCCTGCCGCTCGGATTACTGTTGTCGGCAGGCCTTTGGCAACTGAACTCCCATATGGCCCAGAGCGCTTTTATTGTTGCTGGATCGCTCGTTATGGCGGGTATTCAGGATTGGCGGCAGACCCGAGCCGTCAAGCAGGTTTTTGTGGCGCATCCCAAAGCGTTTACCGATCGCTTGACCGCGAAAATTTACAGCAGCGCGCCGGGTGTTGCAGGGTTGATGGAAATGGCCCTGGTTGCCGAAGAACGTCGTTTGCAAAGCGCATTATCACGAATAGGGACGACCGGGGGCGTCGTAGAACAGCAGGTGGTCGAGCTTGCCCGGTTGATCCAGGGCGAAACCCTGCGCCTCGAACGTCAACGGGATGAAACCGACTTGTCGGTGACCGCCCTCAGCGAATTGAGCGCCACCATTCAGGAAGTTGCCGGTAACGTCCAGGCCACCCATCTGGCCACTCAGGAAGCTGCCCGACTTGCCAATCATGGCGAACAATTGTCAGGCAAGAGCCTTGATGCGATGCAGCAGCTCAGCACATCGGTCGGGGATATTGCACTGGCGGTCCAACAACTGGCCAGCTCCACCGAGTCCATTGGCGCTATTACCAACATCATCAGTTCGATTGCCGGACAAACTAATCTACTGGCTCTGAACGCGGCTATTGAAGCAGCTCGCGCCGGCGAAGCGGGCAGGGGGTTCAGTGTCGTTGCCGACGAGGTACGGCAACTGGCAACCCGGACGCAGGAAGCAACACAGCAGATCCAACCGCTGTTATTGCAACTGCGTAATGCCACCGAACGTACCGTACAACTGACCAAGGAGGGGCGGGAGTTCGCGCGAAACAGTACGTGTGAGGTGGAATCAGTCCAAGGCAATTTGGTTGGAGTGAGTTTTTCACTGACCCAGATATCTGGCATGAGCATGCAGATCGCATCCGCCATGGAGCAACAATCCCAAGTGGTCGAGAGCTTGTCGCAACAGGTTATGCAAGTGGCCGAGCTGTCGACGCAAAGCGTTGACAAGGCATTGGACGGTCAGCGGATTGGTGAGGATCTGCTAGCTCAGGCCAAAGCGCTACGGCTCCTGGCAGATCGTTTCGATCGTTGA